The DNA sequence CGGCGTCGTATCTGTCGACGACCTCTATCTCCACGTGCGGGACCGCATTCTGGCCGACGGGGGTCGGCAGACGCCGAGGCGCTGGTTGCTGGGGTGCGATGGTCGACTAGCGGTTGCTCGGGTACCCAGCGAGGACCTGCCACTGCCGACCGCACCGGCCCATCGTCGGACCGGCCCACTCGCACATGACGTACGCACCAAGACCACCGTCGTACCACCCAGGCCTTCCTCGCCGCCCCCACTCCCTCGCGCGGAAGCCCCCTCTCACCGGGCGTACTCTCCGGACCCGCATCGCGGAATGCCAGTGATGCACGATCCGCCCCGATTCTGGCCGGCCGACTCGGGGGAGCAGCCGCTCCAGGTCTTCGCTGCATACTTGCGAGCAGTGTTCCCCTACACGCGACGCACGCCGGAGCAGTTCGAGCGAGCCCACGGCTATTCCGGAGGGGAGGTGACTCGATTCCTCGGCGGCCAAGTGGTACCGACCCCCACCTTCATTTCGGACCTGATCCAGGAACTGCACATGGGTGGAATCCTGGCCCCTGAGACCGAAGGCCAGATGTGTGCGGGATACGAGGGGTTGCTCGACTACGCGATACAGCGCCCACATGCTCTGGCCGTCTACCGAAACTATTGGGACGACTTCTCGGCGGAACAGCAACGGCGTCTCGCCATGAATGAGCACAGCCTCTTGGAGCGGGACATCGAGTGGTGCGAGCGTGAAGTGGACAGGGCGTGGGCGTCGAGCGACTTCGCCCGTACTGAGCAGTTGCAGGGCCAGATCCGGCGGATGCGGTCCAGGCGAGCGGCACTCTCTCGCGGAGCCGCTCCCGTGCGTCCGTCACGGGACTTGCGTCCCGAAGACGGGCACGAACTGCCAGGAAGGGGCGACAGCCGCCCGCGGGGCCCGGTCGTCGTCCTGTACGCGGCTCTCACTCTCCTGCTGTTCATCCTCGGGGCCTTCCTCGTCACAGTGAGCCTCCAGTGAGGGGTGTGTGCCGCTCGAAGGCCGGTCAACGCGTGCGGCAGCCAGTCGTTGCCCTGGCCCCGCGCTCGTTCCCCCCCCGTGGTCATACGCCGCCGGGACCGCCGAACCGCTGAGGCGAGGCCACGGGGTAGGGCGCTTGCGATGCGCCGGCCCGTGTCATGCGCACCCCCGCGAAGAGGGCGACGAGTGAGCCGACGGAAGTGAGGACGAGACCGGCGCCGGGCTCGGGGTCCATCCACGAGGCCGTGAAGCTCCTGGCCGATCCCAGAGCCATGCAGGCCGAGGAGTTGATCAGGAACGACAGGACGATCGTGGCTGTGCCGCGCCTGAAGCTGTCCTGCTTCCTCGCCAATCCGACGAAGCCGATGATGATGAGGAGCACCGCCCATATCCGGCACGATGTCCGGTACTCGTCGTTGCTGAACGGCACATCGATGCCCGCCACGGTGAAGAAGCTCAGCTGCGAACCGATCAGAACTGTCACTCCGGCCGCCAGGACGAGGAATGATGCCGCGGGCGACCGGGCCGGGCGTTCCGGTTCGTTGACCCAGAGAGGCCAGCCGGGCGGCGGAGGCGGCCAACTGGGGTTCGGCCGCCAGCCGGGTGGCGGTATCCAGCCGTCCGGCGGAGGGGGCCAACCCGGCGGTGGGTTCAGACGCATGATGCCTCCCATGAGCGAGTGCAGGGAGCCCGGGACTCCCTTTCACGGAGCCGGGCTCGGTTCCTATGAGGTCGGCCCGATGCTGGTGCCGTAGTACGCCGCCCGCATGATCTCCGTCATGTCGTCGAGCATCGGCATCCGCGGGTTCGCGGGCGCGCATTGGTCCTCGTAGGCGTTGAGGGCCTGTTGGGGCAGGGCGTTGAGGAAAGCGGTCTCGTCGACGCCGAGGGACTGGAAGGACGGCTCGATGCCGATGGCGTCGCGCAGTCGCTCCACGGCGTGGGCGAGTGACTCCACGCCTTCCTGAGGCGTGGTGGCGGGCAGGCCGACGGTGCGGGCGATGTCCTGGAAGCGTTGGGGGGCGCGGTAGTGCTCGTACTTGGGCCAGCCGGTGAGCTTCGCGGGGACGGTGCCGTTGTAGCGGATGACGTGCGGCAGCAGCACGGCGTTGGTGCGGCCGTGCGCGATGTGGAAGGTGGCGCCCAGGGTGTGTGACATGGCGTGGACGATGCCGAGGAAGGCGTTGCCGAAGGCCATGCCCGCGATGGTGCCCGCGTTGTGCATCTTCTCGCGTGCCTCCGGCTGCCGGGCGCGGTCGTTCACGGCCGCCTCGATGTGGTCGAAGACCATGCGGATCGCGTGCAGGGCCAGGCCGTCGGTGAAGTCGTTGGCGTACACGGACACGTACGCCTCGATGGCGTGGGTGAGCGCGTCGAAGCCGCTGTCGGCTGCCAGGGCGGGTGGCAGGTCCGTGGTGAGCTGTGGGTCGATGATGGCCACGCTGGGGGTGAGCGCGTAGTCGGCCAGGGGGTACTTCTTGCCGGTGGCGGGGTCGGAGATGACCGCGAAGGGGGTGACCTCGGCGCCGGTGCCGGACGTCGTGGGTACGCACACCAGACGGGCGCGGGAACCGAGCACGGGGAAGCGGAAGGCCCGCTTGCGGATGTCGAAGAACTTGTGCCGCATGTCGGCGAAGTCGACGTCCGGCTGCTCGTACAGGAGCCACATCACTTTCGCCGCGTCCATGGGGGAGCCGCCGCCGAGCGCGATGATGGTGTCCGGGCGGAAGTCCCGCATGAGGCGGGCGCCGCGCTGAACGGCGTCGATGCTCGGCTCGGGTTCGACGTTGTCGATGACCTGGACGGTGACGGTTTGCCGACGGCCGCGCAGGACGTGCCTGATCCGGTCGACGAAGCCGAGGCGGGTCATGGTCGCGTCGGTGACGACGGTGACACGGTGCACGTCCGGCATGTCGGCGAGGTAGCGGATGGCCTGCGGTTCGAAGTAGATCTTCGGCGGCACCTTGAACCACTGGAGGTTGTTGCGGCGCGTGGTCAGGCGCTTGACGTTCAGGAGCTGGGCGGCGGAGACGTTGTCGGACACCGACGTGCTTCCCCACGAGCCGCAGCCGAGGGTGAGCGAGGGCAGCAGGCTGTTGTAGACGCCGCCGATGGCGCCCTGCGAGGACGGGGCGTTGACGATGATCCGTACGGCCCGCAGGCGCCTGCCGTACGCCTCCGCGAGGTCCGGGTCCTCGGCGTGGATGACGGCGCTGTGGCCCTGTCCGTGGAAGGCGACCATGGCGGCGGCCAGGTCGAAGCCCTCGTGCTCGGATCCGGCCCTCAGGACGGTGAGCACCGGGCAGAGCTTCTCCCGGGTCAGCGGTTCCGCCGGGCCGACCCCGTCGGCCTCCACCAGGATGAGCGAGGTGCCGGCGGGCACGCTGAAGCCCGCCTGTTCGGCGATCCACACCGGGTTCTGGCCCACGGCCGCCGGATTGACCTTGGGGGAACAGCCCGAGCCTTCGGCCCCTGCGGGGAAGAGGAACGCCTCCAGCTTCGCCTTCTCTTCCGCGGTGGCCAGATGGGCGTGCAGCGTGCGGAACTCGGACAGGGCCGCGTCGTAGATCGCGTCGTCCAGGATGACGGCCTGCTCGGAGGCGCAGATCATGCCGTTGTCGAACGCCTTGGACAGCACCAGGTCGTTGACCGCCCGGCGCAGCAGCGCGGTCTTGTGGACGTAGGCGGGTACGTTGCCCGCGCCCACGCCCAGGGCGGGCTTGCCTGCCGAATAGGCGGCCTTGACCATGGCGTTGCCGCCGGTGGCCAGGATGAGCGCGACACCGGGGTGGCGCATCAGCGCGCCGGTCGTCTCGACGGAGGGGGCTTCGATCCACTGGACGCAGTGCTCCGGTGCCCCCGCCGTGACGGCCGCGTCTCGTACGATTCGTGCCGCCTCGGCGCTGCAGCGCTGGGCGGCGGGGTGGAAGGCGAAGACGACGGGGTTGCGGGTCTTGAGGGCGAGGAGCGCCTTGAAGATCGTGGTGGAGGTGGGGTTGGTGACGGGGGTGATCGCACACACCACACCGACCGGTTCCGCGATCTCGACCATGCCCTCGGTGTCGTCACGGGCGATGACACCGACCGTCTTCATCGGGCCCATGCTGTGTGTGACGTGCTCGCAGGCGAACATGTTCTTGACGGCCTTGTCCTCGAAGACCCCTCGCCCGGTCTCCTCGACCGCGAGGCGCGCCAGCGCGGTGTGCTGGTCCAGGGCGGCGACCGAGGCCTTGTTCACGATGTGGTCGACCTGCTCCTGGGTGAGGTCCTCGTACGCGGCGAGTGCGGTGAGCCCGGCCGAGACCAGGCGGTCCACAGCGACGGTGGCGCCCGGCGCTGGGTCTGCCGGGGAAGCGGTCCGGGAGCGGTCTTCGTTGCGGGTCATGGAAGGTCTGCCTCCGTCGTCGTGAGCCGGCACCGCGGTGCGGGCGTGAGCGGCGTGGAAGGGACCTGGCGGACCCGGGCCCCTCCTCAGCACAGTGGCGCGCCCCCGGGAAGGAGCCGAGGGCCTCTTCGGGCTACGGGTGGAGGCTGACGGTCCCGGATCCGCTGGGCCGAACGGTCCGCCCGGGACCCCGGGCCCGTCGCCGCCGGACACGGGAGGGCTGCCGCGCTGTCACCTGGTGTCGCTCGTGTCCGTACCGGAGAGCGCCGCCCGGCCTGCTTCGAGGCGGGCCACCGGCACGCGGAACGGGGAGCAGGACACGTAGTCGAGGCCCGCCGCGTGGAAGAAGGCGATCGACTCCGGGTCGCCGCCGTGCTCGCCGCAGACCCCGATCTTCAACTCGGCCCTGGCGGCCCGGCCCTCGGCGACGGCGATCTCGACCAGTCGGCCGACGCCCTCGCGGTCGATCGTCTCGAAGGGGGAGACCTTGAAGATGCCCTTGTCGAGGTAGGCGGAGAAGAAGGCGGCCTCGACGTCGTCGCGGGAGAAGCCCCAGGTGGTCTGGGTGAGGTCGTTCGTGCCGAAGGAGAAGAACTCCGCCTCGCGCGCGATGTCCCCGGCGGTGAGGGCCGCCCTCGGCAGCTCGATCATCGTGCCCACCGGGCACGCGACCGGGACGCCCGAGGCCGCCGAGACCTCGGCGAGCACCTGCTCCACCTCCTCGCGCACGAGACGCAGCTCCTCGACCGTGTCGATGAGCGGGACCATGATCTCGGCACGCGGGTCCCCGCCCGCCCGTTTGCGCTCCACCACGGCTTCGGCGATGGCACGCACCTGCATGGCGACGAGACCCGGTGCCACCAGACCCAGGCGTACGCCGCGCAGGCCGAGCATGGGGTTCTCCTCGTGCATGCGGTTCACGGCGTCGAGCAGCTCGGCGTCGTGCTCGCTCGTCCCGTCACCGTGCGCCTCTGCGGCGGCGAGGCGCACGGCGAGTTCGGTGCGGTCGGGCAGGAACTCGTGCAGCGGCGGGTCGAGGAGACGGATGGTGACCGGCAGGCCGTCCATCGCCGCCAGAATCCCGACGAAGTCCTGTCGCTGCAGGGGCAGCAGGGCCTCCAGCGCCCGCTCGCGGTCCTCGCCCGTACGGGCCAGGATCATCGCCTCGACCAGTTGCCGCCGGTCGCCGAGGAACATGTGCTCGGTGCGGCACAGACCGATGCCCTGTGCGCCGAAGCGCCGGGCCCGCGCGGCGTCCTCCGGCGTGTCGGCGTTCGCCCGCACCTCCATGCGCCGGACGGCGTCGGCGTGGCCCATGGCGCGGGCCACCGCGTCGACCAGTCCTGCGGAGCCCTCGCCCGTCTCGAAGTACCGCATGACCACGGAGTCGACCAGCGGGACCGCCCCGGCGTACACGGCACCCGTGGAGCCGTCGACGGAGATGACGGTGCCCTCCTCGACGGTGACACCACTCGCGGTGAAGCGGCGCCCGTTCAGGTCCACGTCGAGTTGCTCGGCGCCGCACACGCAGACCTTGCCCATGCCGCGGGCGACGACGGCCGCGTGGCTGGTCTTGCCGCCTCGGCTGGTGACGACGGCCTGAGCGGCGACCATGCCCGGCAGGTCGTCAGGGGTTGTCTCCTGCCGTACCAGTACGACGCTCTCTCCCGCGGCGGCGCGGCGCACCGCTTCGGCGCAGTCGAACACCGCCGCGCCCACGGCGGCGCCGGGCGACGCCGGAAGGCCGTTCGCGAGCGCCACGCCGACCGCCGAGGCGTCGAACCGCGGGAACATCAGCCTGGCCAGGCCCTCGCCGCCGACGCGGGCCAGCGCCTCGTCAGGGGTGATGATCCCCTCGTCGGCCAGTGCGGCGGCGAGGGCGAACGCGGCCTCGGCGGTGCGCTTGCCGACCCGGGTCTGCAGCATCCACAGCGTGCCGCGCTCGATGGTGAACTCGATGTCGCACAGGTCCCGGTAGTGGGCCTCCAGCGTCGCCAGGTGCTCGCGCAGCCGCGCGTACGACGGCGGGTCCAGGCGCTGGAGCTCGGTCAGGGGCACGGTGTTGCGGATGCCCGCGACGACGTCCTCGCCTTGGGCGTTGGACAGGTAGTCGCCGTACGGCCCGGGGCGGCCGGTCGCCGGGTCGCGGGTGAAGGCGACGCCGCTGCCGGAGTCGGGGCCGAGGTTGCCGAAGACCATGCGCTGGACGTTGATCGCGGTGCCCAGGTCGTCGGCGATGCGCTCGCGGCGGCGGTAGAGACGGGCCCGCTCGCTGTTCCAGGAGGCGAAGACGGCGAGGATCGACCGGCGCAGCTGCTCGGCCGGGTCCTGCGGGAAGGGCTCGCCGGTCCTCTCGCGGATCAGGACCTTGTAGGTCTCGACGAGCCGGGCGAGGTCGGCGGCGTCCAGGTGCAGGTCGTCTGGAGCGCCCCGGGACTCCTTCAGGCGGGACAGCGCGCCTTCGAACACAGCGGAGTCGACGCCCATCACCGTGCTGCCGAACATCTGGATGAGACGCCGGTAGGAGTCGAAGGCGAAGCGCTCGCTGCCCGACGCCTTCGCCAGGCCCCGCACGGAGTCGTCGGTGAGGCCGATGTCGAGGATCGTCTCCATCATGCCGGGCATGGAGAAGCGTGCCCCGGACCGCACGGAGAGCAGCAGCGGATCGTCCGCCTGCCCGAGCCGCCGTCCGGATTCCCGCTCCAGGGCGGTCAGGTGCGCGGCGATCTCGTCGGCCAGGCCGTCCGGCTCCGCTCCGGTGCTGAGGTAGGCGCGGCAGGCCTCGGTGGTGACGGTGAAACCGAGCGGCACGGGAAGGCCGAGCCGGGTCATCTCGGCGAGGTTGGCACCCTTGCCGCCGAGCAGGCCGGCCATGTCGCGGCCGCCCTCGGTGAACGCGTACACGTACTGGTCCATGGCGGTGTGTTTCCCTTCTGCCGGGGCGTACTGGGAGTGCCAACGGGGGTCGGCCGTGCGCGAAGGCGCGGAACGGCACCGCCCGGCCACGCCCCTCGTACGTCACGTGGTGTGATCCGCACGCTCGGTCCGTCCACACGGTGCCTTCTCATCCTTGAACGCGGCCCCCGCCCCGTGACAGGTACTGGACGTCCTCGGCGGTGGGCCGCTCGGCCCCGGCGGTGGGAGGATGGCGGGGGAGAGGAGGGGGATATGGCAGCACCGCCGGACGAAGTGCCGGATCCTCCTGACGAGCAGCACACCACCGCCATGGACGGCCGCGTGCCAGAAGCGCTGTTGGCTTCTGTGGCACGGGAGTTCGCGGCGTACGACGTCGACGACGAGGAGGAGGTCGTCGGTGAGGGCGAAGTCGGTGACGAGACCAGCGAGGACACGGGGCAGACGAGCCACTCGGAGGGCTGAGGGACTTCCGCCCTATTCGATGCCGTCCCCGGAGAGAAGGCCTTCGAGCTCTCGTGCGGCGTCTTCGCCCCGCCGGTAGCCGATCTCCTGGGCGGTCTCCGCGGCCCGGATCAGCTCCTGCCAGGCCGCGTCGGGGTCGTCGGCCCCGTGGTGGATGCGGGCGAGGGCCAGGCGGGCCTCGACCTCGGCGATGCGGTAGCCGCCGCTGTAGGCCAGGGACAAGGCCTGCGTCGCCTCCTCGCGGGCGAGGGAGGGTTTGTTGGCGGCGGAGGCGAGCCGGGAGCGCGCGAGCAGCGAGCGGATCAGGACATCCCGGCGAGTGGTGCTCTGCGCCAGAGTGTGCGCGGCTTCGATCCGCGTGCGGCCTTCCGCCAGAGCCGCCCGGCGTCCTGCGGCGCCGCTCCGCCGGGCCCCGTCCAGGGCCAGCTCGCCCAGGCCGATCAGGCTGACGGCCTCGTCGGCGGTCCAGCGGGCCCGGCGGCAGATCTCCAGGTTGGCCTCCAGGACACGGCGTGCGGCACGAGGGCGCCCCGTGGCGCGCAGGTGCTCCGCATAATGGATGCCGCTCCAGCCGTACAGCAGGGGTATGGGGGTGAACTCCCGGGCCAGACGCAGCGCGGAGGCGAAGGCGTGCTCTGCCTCCGCGTCCTGCCCCCGGTAGTGGCAGAGAGTGCCGTGGAGGGTCTCGGCGACGAGTTCGTCCTCGCGGTCCTGGGCTCGGCCCGCCAGCTCGTACGCGTGCGTGATGGCCCCCTCGGCCGTCGTCAACTGGCCGAGAGCGAAGTGCAGTTCGACCCGGTTCTGACAGCTGATGGCGGCCTGGTGGTGGCGTCCGAGGCCACGGAAGGCGGCTTCGGCGCGACGCAGCGTGGCGACCGCCTCCCACAGCCGTCCCAGCATCTGCAAGCTGGTCGCCACTTCGTGCAGCAGCCAGCCGCGCATCTGGGGGAGGCCGTCGGCCGTATGGGGCTCACGGCGGACATCGCCGCGCGGGAAGAAGTCGGCGAGACAGGCCAGCACCATGTCGTAGGCGTTGAGTTCCCGGGTCATCAGACCGCGGTCACCGGCGTAGAGCGCGTGGGTGACCAGCGCGTACGCCTCCGCGTACGCGCCGGAACGGCAGGAGTGGTGAACGGCCTCGATGAGCGGATCGAGCCCTTCGAGCGTAGTCGGCGGCTCGGCACTCGCCTCGGCGACGCGGAGGTAGTAACCCTTGGCCCAGGTGTGCAGCCGGACGGTGTCCACCGGTGAAACGGAGGCGGCGAAGTACGCGCGTACGAGCGGATGCGTACTGACTCGACCGTCCTGGTCGCGCCGCACCACGCGGGCGTCGACGAGGTGCACCAATGCCGCGGCGTACGCTGCTTGCGGCGCGGACGGCTCGGAGACCGGGGCAGCGCCTTCCTGCCCGGGAGTGCCGTGGGCGAGCACGACCTGCAAGGCCTCCGTGCCCACCGGCGTGCGGAACGCGCTCAGGCCGACGAGCAGGTGCCGCTCCGCCGGTGACAGACACGCGTCGTACTGGGCGAGCACGTCGTGCACGAGCTCGGCGCGCGGCAGGTCGGGGTCGGGCGGCGGCAGGGTGTTCACCCGGCGGACATCCCCGCCGTGCCGTCTGACCAGGTACGCCGCGATCAAACTGAGGGTGAGCGCGTGCCCGCCCCAGCGCAGACCTACGCGTTCCAGGGCGGCGTCGGAGCCGGTTACCCCGGACGTGGCCAGGAGGTCCCGACTGGCCGGCCCGGTCAGCGCGGGGACGTCGATCTGCCGGTACGTCACGAAGGCGACGAGGTCGACGATCGGCGCGCGCGAGGTGACCAGGCACAGGGAACGGTGGCCGGGCGTGGCGAAGAAGGTCAGGAAGTCACGCAGGTGGGCGCTGAGCACGCTGCCGTAGTGGTCGCCTCGCTGCTCCTGCACGGTCTCCAGGCCGTCGAGCACGAACACGTACGGCTGCGTGCCGAGCAGGGAGGCGACGATCTCCGCGCGGGCGCGCCCGTCGGCGCAGTCGTCGGAGGTGACGCGGCCGCCGCTGACGTAGTCGAGCGCGGCCTCCAGGAAGTCGTCGGCGCTGGGGCGCTCGGCGAAGCTCCACCAGAAGCAGCGCGTGTCCGTGGCAGGCGACCGGTCCGCGAGGTGCGGGGTGTCGTCGGGCGTACGGCGGCGTTCCAGCCACTGGCGGGCGAGCGTGGTCTTTCCCTCTCCGCCGAACCCGACCAGTCCCACCACCAGTGTCTCGGGGTCGTCCGCCGCCCGGTCGACGCGCTCCAGGACGGACTCGCGCACAACCCATTCGGTCAGCGGGCGCGGCGCGTGCTCAAGGTGGTCGAAGCGCGGCGGCTGTACCCGGCCGAGCAGTTCGTCGGCCATGCGCGGCGGCTCGGCGTGCTCCATGGGCAGCGCGTCGGACCGCACCACGAGGGAGAACGGGGGAAACGTGACCAGGTGTGCGTTGACGGCCCAGGCGGTGTCGCGGTCCTCGGCCGTGGCGCCCGAGCCCCACTTCTCCGAGACCATGCCCACGACCAGATTGCGGACGCGGTCGAGGACCGGCGCGCCGCTCATCCCCTCGGCGACGTCCGACGACCTCAGCTGCACGGGCTCGGCGAGCAGGAAGTGCCCTTCGGGAGCCTCGATCTCGCCCATGATGGTGCCTTGGGCGAGCAGACCACGGTACTTGCCGAGGCTGCGGTAGCCGTAGGTGATGAACTCGTGCCACTGGGAGGAGGCGGCGTCCCCGAGCACGGCGACGCGGCCGCGGGGCAGGGGAGCCTCGGTCCGCAGACACACCAGGTCGTCGTCGCTGTCGGCGCAGTACGCGACGACGCTCGCCCGCAGCCGCAGGGCCTTCCAGTGGTCCACGGACGGGAAGTGGACGTCGACGCGCGGGGGTTCCGCGGCCTTCACGTCGAGCCCGCCCGCCTCCAGCACGTGCCTGCAGGTGACGACCAGCCCCTGTGGGGCGATCGCGACACCGGTCCCGAGCGTGGCACCTCCGTCGGACAGCGCGACCCGCACGGTCATCAGCCGCACGTTCTGCAGTCGGACCTGATACCCGGCAGGTGGCGCCCCGGTCACGGGGGGCCCGGGCCCCAGGCGAGCCGCACGGTGAGGGAGGCCCCCGCGCTCACTTTGGCGATCAGCGCGCCGCTCTCGGCGTCCAGCGTGATGCCGAACTCGACCTCCACCTCGTCGGGGCGGTGCGCAAGAGCACCGATGGTCTCGTCGACGCGGCGTGCCATCGAATGGATCGTGCCCATCGCCGAGTCGACGGCCGCTTCGGACCGGCGGACGAGATCGGCGGGGCCGCTCGCGACCTGGCGAAGGCCACGCCCGGCCGCGAAGTCGACCAACAGCGGTCCGCTCTCGGGCGGGAGAGGACGGCCCTGGGCGCGGTCGTGAGACCTCTTGGCGAAGCCGCCGGGTGCGGCCGACGCCTCAGGGCCGCGTACTTCCGAGTTCGAGCTGTGGACTGTCATGGAGCCTCCCCCGCCCCGAGGCCGCCGCCCGCCGCCGTCCAGCGGTGGCTGAAGACGGCCCTGCCTCGGGCACCCTCCCAGCGTACGAGAAAACGCGTCCGTCGTAGCGGCCCGCGTCAGGCATGGGCGACGACAGCCACCGGGCAGCTCACCTGCCGGATGGCCATGTGTGTCACGCGCCCCACATGAGTGCCCACCTTGCCGCGCCGCATCTCACGGCCCAGCACCAGCAGCCCCGCATGCTGTGCGGCGCGCAGCACCACGTGCACAGGACGGCCCTGATCCGCGGTCGCGTGGACGGTGAGGTCCGGGTACTTGTCCCGCCACGGTTCGAGGACGGTTTCCAGGACCCACTCGGCGTCCCGCTGGGTGGGCACGTGCCCCTGCTCATCGGTGGCGCCACGGGTGTTCGGCAGCCGCCAGGCGTGCACCACGTGCAGTGGCGCGGCGCGGCGCTGGGCGGCCTCGAAGGCGAAGGAGAGCACGGAGTCACAGCTGTGGCGCAGGTCGACAGCCGCCACGACCGATCGGTGCGGCGTCGTCGCCGATGCCGCGCCGGAACCGTCAGGGAGGTGTTCGGCCACGGCGTCGAAGCCCGCACGTACGAGGACCACGGGTGTGGGTGCGTGTGCCACCACGGCCATCGCCACCGAACCGGCGAGGAGCCCGCCGAGGCCGCCGAACCCCTGGCTGCCGAGAACCAGCGACTCCGCGGTCCCGGCCTCG is a window from the Streptomyces spectabilis genome containing:
- a CDS encoding caspase family protein, with translation MGVPQRDALLVATSSYHDPQLRELRAPDQDVRALAEVLTAPHIGNYSVHTVRNESAHVIRRRLQEFLVRRRTDDQLFIYFSCHGIKDDDGCLYFAGVDTDHDPELLESSAVPAAFLSAELQRCAARSIVVLLDCCYSGAFTPSTKADRSVNLRERFEGTGIAVITATNALQFAWEDSRITELDRGSLSTFTAAVVDGLRTGQADVDGDGVVSVDDLYLHVRDRILADGGRQTPRRWLLGCDGRLAVARVPSEDLPLPTAPAHRRTGPLAHDVRTKTTVVPPRPSSPPPLPRAEAPSHRAYSPDPHRGMPVMHDPPRFWPADSGEQPLQVFAAYLRAVFPYTRRTPEQFERAHGYSGGEVTRFLGGQVVPTPTFISDLIQELHMGGILAPETEGQMCAGYEGLLDYAIQRPHALAVYRNYWDDFSAEQQRRLAMNEHSLLERDIEWCEREVDRAWASSDFARTEQLQGQIRRMRSRRAALSRGAAPVRPSRDLRPEDGHELPGRGDSRPRGPVVVLYAALTLLLFILGAFLVTVSLQ
- the adhE gene encoding bifunctional acetaldehyde-CoA/alcohol dehydrogenase; translated protein: MTRNEDRSRTASPADPAPGATVAVDRLVSAGLTALAAYEDLTQEQVDHIVNKASVAALDQHTALARLAVEETGRGVFEDKAVKNMFACEHVTHSMGPMKTVGVIARDDTEGMVEIAEPVGVVCAITPVTNPTSTTIFKALLALKTRNPVVFAFHPAAQRCSAEAARIVRDAAVTAGAPEHCVQWIEAPSVETTGALMRHPGVALILATGGNAMVKAAYSAGKPALGVGAGNVPAYVHKTALLRRAVNDLVLSKAFDNGMICASEQAVILDDAIYDAALSEFRTLHAHLATAEEKAKLEAFLFPAGAEGSGCSPKVNPAAVGQNPVWIAEQAGFSVPAGTSLILVEADGVGPAEPLTREKLCPVLTVLRAGSEHEGFDLAAAMVAFHGQGHSAVIHAEDPDLAEAYGRRLRAVRIIVNAPSSQGAIGGVYNSLLPSLTLGCGSWGSTSVSDNVSAAQLLNVKRLTTRRNNLQWFKVPPKIYFEPQAIRYLADMPDVHRVTVVTDATMTRLGFVDRIRHVLRGRRQTVTVQVIDNVEPEPSIDAVQRGARLMRDFRPDTIIALGGGSPMDAAKVMWLLYEQPDVDFADMRHKFFDIRKRAFRFPVLGSRARLVCVPTTSGTGAEVTPFAVISDPATGKKYPLADYALTPSVAIIDPQLTTDLPPALAADSGFDALTHAIEAYVSVYANDFTDGLALHAIRMVFDHIEAAVNDRARQPEAREKMHNAGTIAGMAFGNAFLGIVHAMSHTLGATFHIAHGRTNAVLLPHVIRYNGTVPAKLTGWPKYEHYRAPQRFQDIARTVGLPATTPQEGVESLAHAVERLRDAIGIEPSFQSLGVDETAFLNALPQQALNAYEDQCAPANPRMPMLDDMTEIMRAAYYGTSIGPTS
- the ppdK gene encoding pyruvate, phosphate dikinase — translated: MDQYVYAFTEGGRDMAGLLGGKGANLAEMTRLGLPVPLGFTVTTEACRAYLSTGAEPDGLADEIAAHLTALERESGRRLGQADDPLLLSVRSGARFSMPGMMETILDIGLTDDSVRGLAKASGSERFAFDSYRRLIQMFGSTVMGVDSAVFEGALSRLKESRGAPDDLHLDAADLARLVETYKVLIRERTGEPFPQDPAEQLRRSILAVFASWNSERARLYRRRERIADDLGTAINVQRMVFGNLGPDSGSGVAFTRDPATGRPGPYGDYLSNAQGEDVVAGIRNTVPLTELQRLDPPSYARLREHLATLEAHYRDLCDIEFTIERGTLWMLQTRVGKRTAEAAFALAAALADEGIITPDEALARVGGEGLARLMFPRFDASAVGVALANGLPASPGAAVGAAVFDCAEAVRRAAAGESVVLVRQETTPDDLPGMVAAQAVVTSRGGKTSHAAVVARGMGKVCVCGAEQLDVDLNGRRFTASGVTVEEGTVISVDGSTGAVYAGAVPLVDSVVMRYFETGEGSAGLVDAVARAMGHADAVRRMEVRANADTPEDAARARRFGAQGIGLCRTEHMFLGDRRQLVEAMILARTGEDRERALEALLPLQRQDFVGILAAMDGLPVTIRLLDPPLHEFLPDRTELAVRLAAAEAHGDGTSEHDAELLDAVNRMHEENPMLGLRGVRLGLVAPGLVAMQVRAIAEAVVERKRAGGDPRAEIMVPLIDTVEELRLVREEVEQVLAEVSAASGVPVACPVGTMIELPRAALTAGDIAREAEFFSFGTNDLTQTTWGFSRDDVEAAFFSAYLDKGIFKVSPFETIDREGVGRLVEIAVAEGRAARAELKIGVCGEHGGDPESIAFFHAAGLDYVSCSPFRVPVARLEAGRAALSGTDTSDTR
- a CDS encoding trypsin-like peptidase domain-containing protein, producing the protein MTVRVALSDGGATLGTGVAIAPQGLVVTCRHVLEAGGLDVKAAEPPRVDVHFPSVDHWKALRLRASVVAYCADSDDDLVCLRTEAPLPRGRVAVLGDAASSQWHEFITYGYRSLGKYRGLLAQGTIMGEIEAPEGHFLLAEPVQLRSSDVAEGMSGAPVLDRVRNLVVGMVSEKWGSGATAEDRDTAWAVNAHLVTFPPFSLVVRSDALPMEHAEPPRMADELLGRVQPPRFDHLEHAPRPLTEWVVRESVLERVDRAADDPETLVVGLVGFGGEGKTTLARQWLERRRTPDDTPHLADRSPATDTRCFWWSFAERPSADDFLEAALDYVSGGRVTSDDCADGRARAEIVASLLGTQPYVFVLDGLETVQEQRGDHYGSVLSAHLRDFLTFFATPGHRSLCLVTSRAPIVDLVAFVTYRQIDVPALTGPASRDLLATSGVTGSDAALERVGLRWGGHALTLSLIAAYLVRRHGGDVRRVNTLPPPDPDLPRAELVHDVLAQYDACLSPAERHLLVGLSAFRTPVGTEALQVVLAHGTPGQEGAAPVSEPSAPQAAYAAALVHLVDARVVRRDQDGRVSTHPLVRAYFAASVSPVDTVRLHTWAKGYYLRVAEASAEPPTTLEGLDPLIEAVHHSCRSGAYAEAYALVTHALYAGDRGLMTRELNAYDMVLACLADFFPRGDVRREPHTADGLPQMRGWLLHEVATSLQMLGRLWEAVATLRRAEAAFRGLGRHHQAAISCQNRVELHFALGQLTTAEGAITHAYELAGRAQDREDELVAETLHGTLCHYRGQDAEAEHAFASALRLAREFTPIPLLYGWSGIHYAEHLRATGRPRAARRVLEANLEICRRARWTADEAVSLIGLGELALDGARRSGAAGRRAALAEGRTRIEAAHTLAQSTTRRDVLIRSLLARSRLASAANKPSLAREEATQALSLAYSGGYRIAEVEARLALARIHHGADDPDAAWQELIRAAETAQEIGYRRGEDAARELEGLLSGDGIE
- a CDS encoding CU044_2847 family protein, with product MTVHSSNSEVRGPEASAAPGGFAKRSHDRAQGRPLPPESGPLLVDFAAGRGLRQVASGPADLVRRSEAAVDSAMGTIHSMARRVDETIGALAHRPDEVEVEFGITLDAESGALIAKVSAGASLTVRLAWGPGPP